In Toxoplasma gondii ME49 chromosome VIII, whole genome shotgun sequence, a single genomic region encodes these proteins:
- a CDS encoding endonuclease/exonuclease/phosphatase family protein (encoded by transcript TGME49_271120), with protein MERTEEPCSSSFAMEFHDDGAGHRATAAVGSWNEEKMSFPRQPLAAGFDWHANRALTSSVYTAEERTSVSDIPREASASGASSGSTSAAPDGAGSTLRVMATSSVRSVPPSSNFNCLSYELEAETVGRESDLDASSRRLYSATRPKPGKDIVSPLEVGGFPLCSRSCPAARGPEETDRLRSSLPRTPTPNDASATQSVDSSGVCPPEPVQPTAEPRRGPPRPELPPDSLLSLGNGSPPLSTENTVLASSQIDSSLLLEGGAPSVSGNVLSSSAFSSSAFLPSSPAASCADASPPALPGISPSLDFSIVPPASPRAASVSFVPSFLRTNTDHWKSTLAEPPLGPSANPVSPVPPLSPPSSPSSLSPPCRARIAATPVRSSLSDFAVSPRRPCFSVAAAHAVASTPKAPVDASREALFYPSYTRRESSSTASLGPVSRLDSVVIGEHPVDFAPVDSINIVSFNAGLLEYRLCGIQIYQNPPFTRRRLSHIPISLLDTNSDIICLQEVYDDLHADFLVDSMRHVFPYVGRRTSGGRFALHNGLMVLSRFPIRHTQFHPFHDVTNIERLFGSKGMLECGIDIPGVGVVAIFNIHLASGAVDPESPYVEALRSAEIQQVLSACEDAGLRGEIPVVVGDLNAAPDLCASNYKSFVERGWRDCWLQVHGDRDMLLRHHLVHQQQMLLQQDLHPDLLEERQKQVQLELEHLLHQHKVQQRMLADDLRLRREAAALRGREQAQELLENPDAKLHVTPAAAQPDSRGRVEGACERTDKVESGVGGCGVEQGRELRELGEERVEENDASTKGSGSVRERVLSGGERARQFLEAEVSDGYHPLPPNGDTGDGAFRGRAGGEERRALLPTSSGASHPHVVLELGTFFAGAAAFDESKPPGGVPATPHTTASTCAQVAGGLVETDADARDASCDADAQVIGKERDLEQGECENGETGKETSREPQQGKFAFFDRRNTSGDNRAQRFRPESHRLLSQALLTTHQVEMRTRQTRRSLSGWEINSGLGGSAIADDSEATTTDDAEECLLRRKGDRPSMTRSAFCGSSLLSSAAVVRSSTPGPEEDWSPREDFTWDPQNPLNSIGPHAGCHGLRCDYVFLPPQRLAGALRDFVPVSGEILLREPRVMVDACCFGCLGQVMLVTLSDHYALRISLKRSAFDETLSHSPSMVLALKEANLFYELPGAVLSDEAEDEAERAEGDGEAGRGCGEEAREERSCERGDERSRPSCLLTGEREDDI; from the exons ATGGAGAGGACTGAGGAGCcctgctcttcctcgttcgcgATGGAATTCCACGACGACGGTGCTGGTCACAGGGCGACCGCGGCCGTCGGGTCTtggaacgaagagaaaatgTCCTTTCCTCGCCAGCCGTTGGCGGCCGGCTTCGATTGGCACGCAAACCGCGCGTTGACTTCAAGTGTATATACAGCGGAGGAACGGACTTCAGTCAGCGACATTCCTCGCGAGGCTTCGGCGTCCGGTGCTTCATCAGGGTCAACGTCGGCGGCTCCTGACGGGGCTGGTAGCACTCTGAGAGTGATGGCAACCTCTTCTGTCAGGTCTGTCCCTCCTTCTTCAAATTTCAACTGTCTCTCGTACGAACtcgaagcggagacagttgGACGGGAGAGCGACCTCGACGCGTCAAGCAGAAGACTTTATTCCGCGACGCGTCCCAAGCCTGGAAAGGATAtcgtttctcctctggaGGTGGGTGGATTTCCTTTGTGTTCGCGTTCCTGTCCAGCCGCCCGAGGGCCGGAGGAGACCGACCGTCTGCGCAGTTCACTTCCTCGGACTCCGACTCCGAACGATGCCTCTGCGACACAGTCCGTCGACTCCTCGGGTGTATGTCCGCCTGAGCCGGTTCAGCCGACTGCCGAGCCGCGACGTGGACCGCCGCGTCCTGAACTCCCGCCTgactcgcttctttctctgggaAACGGCTCGCCTCCCTTGTCCACTGAGAACACAGTTTTGGCTTCCAGTCAGATCgattcgtctctcctccttgaGGGGGGCGCACCTTCAGTCTCTGGAAAtgttctctcgtcttctgcgttttcctcatcggcgtttcttccctcttcgccAGCAGCCTCCTGCGCAGACGCGTCTCCTCCGGCCCTCCCCGGgatctcgccttctctcgacttctcgaTTGTCCCTCCCGCCTCGCCCCGAgccgcgtctgtctccttcgttccctCGTTCTTGAGGACCAATACAGACCACTGGAAATCGACTCTCGCGGAGCCTCCCCTTGGTCCGTCTGCTAACCCGGTCTCTCCTGTCCCCCCTTTGAGccctccgtcttcgccttcgtctctctctcctccttgtcGAGCGAGGATCGCCGCCACGCCTGtgcgttcgtctctgtcggaTTTTGCAGTGTCACCGAGGCGGccgtgcttctctgtcgccgctGCGCATGCGGTTGCCTCAACGCCCAAGGCGCCCGTCGAcgcgagcagagaagcgctTTTCTATCCGTCCTACACGCGCAGAGAGTCTTCCTCAACTGCGTCTCTGGGTCCAGTGTCCCGGCTGGACAGCGTCGTCATCGGCGAACACCCTGTCGACTTTGCACCTGTCGACTCCATAAACATTGTCTCCTTCAACGCGGGTCTTCTCGAGTACCGCCTCTGTGGAATCCAGATCTACCAAAATCCTCCCTTCACGCGAAGGCGTCTCAGCCACATTCCCA tctctctcttggaCACCAACAGCGACATCATTTGCCTCCAAGAAGTCTACGACGACCTCCACGCAGACTTCCTCGTCGACTCCATGCGTCACGTCTTCCCCTACGTTG GCAGACGAACCTCCGGAGGACGCTTCGCTCTGCACAACGGCCTCATGGTCTTGAGCCGATTTCCAATTCGCCATACTCAGTTTCACCCGTTCCATGAT GTGACGAATATCGAGAGACTCTTTGGCTCAAAGGGCATGTTGGAATGCGGTATCGACATTCCCGGCGTCGGCGTCG TTGCCATCTTCAACATCCACTTGGCTAGCGGAGCGGTCGATCCAGAGTCGCCATACGTGGAGGCTCTGAGGAGCGCGGAGATCCAGCAAGTTttgagtgcatgcgaagaTGCAGGACTCCGAGGCGAGATTCCTGTGGTTGTGGGAGACCTCAATGCAG cTCCAGACTTGTGCGCGAGCAACTACAAGTCCTTCGTCGAGCGCGGGTGGCGGGACTGCTGGCTGCAAGTCcacggcgacagagacatgCTGCTGCGACATCACTTGGTACATCAGCAGCAAATGCTTCTCCAGCAAGACCTGCATCCGGACCTGctcgaggagaggcagaagcaggtCCAACTCGAGCTCGAGCACCTGCTCCACCAGCACAAGGTTCAGCAGCGCATGCTCGCGGATGACTTGCGCCTCCGGCGCGAGGCGGCAGCTCTGCGCGGTCGAGAGCAAGCCCAAGAGCTTTTGGAAAATCCAGACGCGAAACTCCACGTAACGCCTGCAGCTGCGCAGCCGGACAGCCGCGGACGCGTGGAGGGTGCTTGCGAACGGACAGACAAAGTCGAGAGCGGCGTCGGGGGCTGTGGCGTCGAGCAGGGAAGGGAGCTGCGAGAGCTGGGCGAAGAGCGCgttgaagaaaacgacgcgtCCACGAAGGGATCGGGATCGGTGCGAGAGCGCGTCTTgtcaggaggagagagagcacgaCAGTTCCTCGAAGCCGAGGTGAGCGACGGATACCATCCCCTTCCTCCCAACGGAGACACTGGGGACGGTGCCTTTCGGGGAAGGgcagggggagaagaacgccgcGCTCTGTTGCCGACAAGCTCCGGCGCGAGTCACCCTCACGTCGTCCTGGAACTGGGGACTTTCTTCGCGGGCGCTGCTGCCTTCGACGAATCCAAGCCTCCCGGCGGAGTTCCCGCGACCCCACACACCACCGCCTCGACCTGCGCGCAAGTCGCCGGGGGCctcgtggagacagacgcagacgccagaGACGCCTCCTGCGATGCAGACGCGCAGGTCATCGGTAAAGAGCGAGATCTGGAGCAGGGAGAATGTGAGAACGGGGAAAccggaaaggagacaagtcGAGAGCCACAGCAAGGAAAGTTCGCGTTCTTCGACAGAAGAAATACGTCAGGCGACAACAGAGCGCAACGCTTCAGACCGGAGTCGCATCGCCTTCTCTCACAGGCTCTCCTCACGACTCACCAAGTCGAAATGCGAACTCGACAAACACGCAGATCTCTCTCAGGGTGGGAAATCAACTCTGGGCTAGGTGGATCCG CGATTGCAGATGACTCTGAGGCGACGACGACCGACGATGCGGAAGAGTGTTTGCTCCGTCGGAAAGGAGATCGACCGTCGATGACGCGCTCGGCCTTTTGCGgttcttcgctgctttcgTCTGCTGCGGTGGTGCGGTCGTCGACGCCTGGACCGGAGGAAGATTGGTCGCCGAGAGAAGACTTCACCTGGGATCCGCAGAACCCTCTGAACTCGATCGGTCCGCATGCAGGCTGTCACGGCCTGAGGTGCGACTACGTCTTCCTCCCGCCTCAGCGACTCGCCGGGGCGCTCCGCGACTTCGTTCCGGTCTCCGGAGAAATTCTTCTGCGAGAGCCGCGCGTGATGGTGGACGCCTGCTGCTTCGGCTGTCTGGGGCAGGTGATGCTCGTCACGCTGAGCGATCACTACGCGCTGAGGATCTCGCTGAAGAGATCTGCCTTCGACGAGACGCTTTCCCACAGTCCGAGCATGGTCCTTGCCCTCAAGGAAGCGAATCTCTTCTACGAACTCCCGGGGGCTGTCCTCtcggacgaagcagaagacgaggcagaacgagcagaaggcgacggggAGGCCGGCCGCggctgtggagaagaagcgcgagaagagaggagctgCGAACGTGGAGACGAACGGTCGAGGCCTTCGTGCTTGCTGAcaggcgagagggaagacgacaTCTGA
- a CDS encoding hypothetical protein (encoded by transcript TGME49_271115) encodes MIHPPIAGSGPERLNRPPGSRPPRAQIGPRPNGPRTRGFSTEKTKTAPSSAVSRFLVSDPVAIDSAPAVTFPSRP; translated from the exons ATGATACATCCACCTATCGCAGGTTCGGGTCCTGAACGTCTCAACCGCCCGCCAGGCTCTCGCCCTCCTCGCGCGCAGATTGGTCCGAGACCAAATGGCCCACGGACTCGAGGCTTTTCGACCGAAAAAAC AAAAACGGCTCCTTCCTCCGCCGTTTCCCGGTTTCTCGTTTCGGATCCGGTTGCCATCGACAGCGCTCCTGCAGTGACCTTTCCATCGAGACCGTAG